The following coding sequences lie in one Glycine max cultivar Williams 82 chromosome 19, Glycine_max_v4.0, whole genome shotgun sequence genomic window:
- the LOC100815201 gene encoding uncharacterized membrane protein At3g27390 isoform X2 codes for MEPPTGFWASIWNFVCFLPFFVGLWLLGNIKGVIFCPLVCLVMTIGNSAIIHGLWPIHCIWTYYCVVRSKKLGPALKFVTCTCILPLVLILWPVAGIVGSVIGGAAYGFFAPIFATFEAVEGGKENKLFHCFIDGTWSTIRKTFDIVKDVKNECYDSYFSFMDDLLQLNGKYYEIRLRYLPGAIVAAVLGIIIDMPVISVVAIFKGPYMLFKGWKRLFHDLMGREGPFLETICVPFAGLAIVLWPLAVVGAVLASVLASFVLGGYAGFITYQESSFLFGLGYIVAAVSLYDEYSNDILDMKEGSCFPRPRYRKITELKLSRTPSRSISLPKTKSLTKTLSHAYSLKDNIPEFKPFELLDGLFKECHQLGESLVSEGVITHEDIQEAKSGKGSRVIRIGLPAYCLLQVLLRSAKANSPGILISEDTELTTSNKPKEQFFEWFLNPLLIIKEQIKAENLNPSEENYFGKLVLFNGDPERIKKSFIGAAPESDRKRAELDALARRLQGITKFITRFPTYKRRFDVILNTLSDELSEKHGTTKIIRSKSAFPRILSLKCQTPKSNDSDQESKHTIIDLETSS; via the exons ATGGAACCTCCAACAGGATTTTGGGCATCAATATGGAACTTTGTTTGCTTTCTGCCGTTTTTCGTTGGTCTTTGGCTTCTTGGCAACATCAAAG GTGTCATTTTTTGCCCGTTGGTATGCTTAGTAATGACAATAGGCAACTCAGCTATCATACATGGTCTTTGGCCCATACATTGTATTTGGACATATTACTGTGTAGTGAG ATCTAAAAAATTAGGACCTGCACTGAAGTTTGTTACATGCACATGTATACTACCCTTGGTGTTGATTTTATGGCCAGTGGCTGGCATTGTTGGGAGTGTTATAGGTGGAGCTGCCTATGGATTTTTTGCACCAATATTTGCTACTTTTGAAGCTGTAGAGGGAGGAAAAGAGAACAAACTTTTCCACTGTTTTATT GATGGAACATGGAGCACCATTAGAAAGACCTTCGATATTGTCAAGGATGTGAAAAATGAATGCTATGATTCTTATTTCTCGTTTATGGATGATCTACTACAACTGAACGGGAAATATTATGAGATCAG GCTGCGATATCTTCCTGGTGCTATTGTGGCTGCGGTTCTTGGGATCATTATTGACATGCCTGTTATATCAGTTGTTGCCATATTTAAAGGCCCTTACATGCTTTTCAAAGGGTGGAAGCGTTTGTTTCATGATCTCATGGGTCGTGAAGGCCCTTTCTTGGAGACAATATGTGTGCCTTTTGCTGGCCTTGCTATTGTTCTGTGGCCACTGGCTGTTGTTGGGGCAGTTCTGGCATCTGTGTTAGCCAGTTTCGTTCTTGGTGGATATGCAGGTTTTATTACTTATCAG GAATCCTCTTTCTTGTTTGGCCTGGGGTACATTGTTGCAGCTGTGTCCCTTTATGATGAATACAGCAATGATATTcttgacatgaaagaaggatCCTGCTTCCCAAG GCCTCGATATCGAAAAATTACTGAATTGAAATTGTCAAGGACACCTTCTCGTTCAATTTCCCTCCCAAAAACAAAGTCCTTAACAAAGACACTTTCTCATGCATATTCACTGAAAGATAATATACCCGAGTTCAAACCATTTGAG CTGTTGGATGGCTTGTTCAAGGAATGTCATCAGCTTGGAGAATCACTGGTTTCTGAAGGGGTGATAACACATGAAGACATACAAGAAGCAAAGTCAGGTAAAGGGAGTAGAGTCATTAGAATTGGTTTGCCAGCATATTGCCTTCTCCAAGTACTCTTGCGTTCTGCAAAAGCCAATTCCCCTGGTATATTGATAA GTGAAGATACTGAACTAACTACCTCAAACAAACCGAAGGAACAATTTTTTGAATGGTTTCTTAATCCCCTTTTAATCATTAAAGAACAAATCAAAGCTGAAAATCTTAATCCGTCAGAAGAGAATTACTTTGGCAAATTAGTCCTCTTCAATGGTGATCCTGAgaggataaaaaaatcatttattggCGCAGCCCCTGAATCTGACCGCAAACGTGCTGAACTTGATGCATTGGCAAGGAG GCTTCAAGGGATCACCAAATTCATCACAAGGTTCCCTACCTACAAGAGGCGTTTTGATGTTATCTTAAACACATTATCTGATGAGCTTTCTGAGAAGCATGGAACTACCAAAATAATTAGATCAAAGAGTGCTTTTCCTCGGATTTTAAGTTTGAAATGCCAAACACCTAAATCTAATGATTCTGATCAAGAGTCTAAACATACAATAATAGATTTGGAAACTTCATCATAG
- the LOC100815201 gene encoding uncharacterized membrane protein At3g27390 isoform X3, which yields MELCLLSAVFRWSLASWQHQRSKKLGPALKFVTCTCILPLVLILWPVAGIVGSVIGGAAYGFFAPIFATFEAVEGGKENKLFHCFIDGTWSTIRKTFDIVKDVKNECYDSYFSFMDDLLQLNGKYYEIRLRYLPGAIVAAVLGIIIDMPVISVVAIFKGPYMLFKGWKRLFHDLMGREGPFLETICVPFAGLAIVLWPLAVVGAVLASVLASFVLGGYAGFITYQESSFLFGLGYIVAAVSLYDEYSNDILDMKEGSCFPRPRYRKITELKLSRTPSRSISLPKTKSLTKTLSHAYSLKDNIPEFKPFELLDGLFKECHQLGESLVSEGVITHEDIQEAKSGKGSRVIRIGLPAYCLLQVLLRSAKANSPGILISEDTELTTSNKPKEQFFEWFLNPLLIIKEQIKAENLNPSEENYFGKLVLFNGDPERIKKSFIGAAPESDRKRAELDALARRLQGITKFITRFPTYKRRFDVILNTLSDELSEKHGTTKIIRSKSAFPRILSLKCQTPKSNDSDQESKHTIIDLETSS from the exons ATGGAACTTTGTTTGCTTTCTGCCGTTTTTCGTTGGTCTTTGGCTTCTTGGCAACATCAAAG ATCTAAAAAATTAGGACCTGCACTGAAGTTTGTTACATGCACATGTATACTACCCTTGGTGTTGATTTTATGGCCAGTGGCTGGCATTGTTGGGAGTGTTATAGGTGGAGCTGCCTATGGATTTTTTGCACCAATATTTGCTACTTTTGAAGCTGTAGAGGGAGGAAAAGAGAACAAACTTTTCCACTGTTTTATT GATGGAACATGGAGCACCATTAGAAAGACCTTCGATATTGTCAAGGATGTGAAAAATGAATGCTATGATTCTTATTTCTCGTTTATGGATGATCTACTACAACTGAACGGGAAATATTATGAGATCAG GCTGCGATATCTTCCTGGTGCTATTGTGGCTGCGGTTCTTGGGATCATTATTGACATGCCTGTTATATCAGTTGTTGCCATATTTAAAGGCCCTTACATGCTTTTCAAAGGGTGGAAGCGTTTGTTTCATGATCTCATGGGTCGTGAAGGCCCTTTCTTGGAGACAATATGTGTGCCTTTTGCTGGCCTTGCTATTGTTCTGTGGCCACTGGCTGTTGTTGGGGCAGTTCTGGCATCTGTGTTAGCCAGTTTCGTTCTTGGTGGATATGCAGGTTTTATTACTTATCAG GAATCCTCTTTCTTGTTTGGCCTGGGGTACATTGTTGCAGCTGTGTCCCTTTATGATGAATACAGCAATGATATTcttgacatgaaagaaggatCCTGCTTCCCAAG GCCTCGATATCGAAAAATTACTGAATTGAAATTGTCAAGGACACCTTCTCGTTCAATTTCCCTCCCAAAAACAAAGTCCTTAACAAAGACACTTTCTCATGCATATTCACTGAAAGATAATATACCCGAGTTCAAACCATTTGAG CTGTTGGATGGCTTGTTCAAGGAATGTCATCAGCTTGGAGAATCACTGGTTTCTGAAGGGGTGATAACACATGAAGACATACAAGAAGCAAAGTCAGGTAAAGGGAGTAGAGTCATTAGAATTGGTTTGCCAGCATATTGCCTTCTCCAAGTACTCTTGCGTTCTGCAAAAGCCAATTCCCCTGGTATATTGATAA GTGAAGATACTGAACTAACTACCTCAAACAAACCGAAGGAACAATTTTTTGAATGGTTTCTTAATCCCCTTTTAATCATTAAAGAACAAATCAAAGCTGAAAATCTTAATCCGTCAGAAGAGAATTACTTTGGCAAATTAGTCCTCTTCAATGGTGATCCTGAgaggataaaaaaatcatttattggCGCAGCCCCTGAATCTGACCGCAAACGTGCTGAACTTGATGCATTGGCAAGGAG GCTTCAAGGGATCACCAAATTCATCACAAGGTTCCCTACCTACAAGAGGCGTTTTGATGTTATCTTAAACACATTATCTGATGAGCTTTCTGAGAAGCATGGAACTACCAAAATAATTAGATCAAAGAGTGCTTTTCCTCGGATTTTAAGTTTGAAATGCCAAACACCTAAATCTAATGATTCTGATCAAGAGTCTAAACATACAATAATAGATTTGGAAACTTCATCATAG
- the LOC100815201 gene encoding uncharacterized membrane protein At3g27390 isoform X1 codes for MELCLLSAVFRWSLASWQHQRFTINQTYSNCTMTSGVIFCPLVCLVMTIGNSAIIHGLWPIHCIWTYYCVVRSKKLGPALKFVTCTCILPLVLILWPVAGIVGSVIGGAAYGFFAPIFATFEAVEGGKENKLFHCFIDGTWSTIRKTFDIVKDVKNECYDSYFSFMDDLLQLNGKYYEIRLRYLPGAIVAAVLGIIIDMPVISVVAIFKGPYMLFKGWKRLFHDLMGREGPFLETICVPFAGLAIVLWPLAVVGAVLASVLASFVLGGYAGFITYQESSFLFGLGYIVAAVSLYDEYSNDILDMKEGSCFPRPRYRKITELKLSRTPSRSISLPKTKSLTKTLSHAYSLKDNIPEFKPFELLDGLFKECHQLGESLVSEGVITHEDIQEAKSGKGSRVIRIGLPAYCLLQVLLRSAKANSPGILISEDTELTTSNKPKEQFFEWFLNPLLIIKEQIKAENLNPSEENYFGKLVLFNGDPERIKKSFIGAAPESDRKRAELDALARRLQGITKFITRFPTYKRRFDVILNTLSDELSEKHGTTKIIRSKSAFPRILSLKCQTPKSNDSDQESKHTIIDLETSS; via the exons ATGGAACTTTGTTTGCTTTCTGCCGTTTTTCGTTGGTCTTTGGCTTCTTGGCAACATCAAAG GTTTACAATCAATCAAACTTACTCAAACTGCACTATGACTTCAGGTGTCATTTTTTGCCCGTTGGTATGCTTAGTAATGACAATAGGCAACTCAGCTATCATACATGGTCTTTGGCCCATACATTGTATTTGGACATATTACTGTGTAGTGAG ATCTAAAAAATTAGGACCTGCACTGAAGTTTGTTACATGCACATGTATACTACCCTTGGTGTTGATTTTATGGCCAGTGGCTGGCATTGTTGGGAGTGTTATAGGTGGAGCTGCCTATGGATTTTTTGCACCAATATTTGCTACTTTTGAAGCTGTAGAGGGAGGAAAAGAGAACAAACTTTTCCACTGTTTTATT GATGGAACATGGAGCACCATTAGAAAGACCTTCGATATTGTCAAGGATGTGAAAAATGAATGCTATGATTCTTATTTCTCGTTTATGGATGATCTACTACAACTGAACGGGAAATATTATGAGATCAG GCTGCGATATCTTCCTGGTGCTATTGTGGCTGCGGTTCTTGGGATCATTATTGACATGCCTGTTATATCAGTTGTTGCCATATTTAAAGGCCCTTACATGCTTTTCAAAGGGTGGAAGCGTTTGTTTCATGATCTCATGGGTCGTGAAGGCCCTTTCTTGGAGACAATATGTGTGCCTTTTGCTGGCCTTGCTATTGTTCTGTGGCCACTGGCTGTTGTTGGGGCAGTTCTGGCATCTGTGTTAGCCAGTTTCGTTCTTGGTGGATATGCAGGTTTTATTACTTATCAG GAATCCTCTTTCTTGTTTGGCCTGGGGTACATTGTTGCAGCTGTGTCCCTTTATGATGAATACAGCAATGATATTcttgacatgaaagaaggatCCTGCTTCCCAAG GCCTCGATATCGAAAAATTACTGAATTGAAATTGTCAAGGACACCTTCTCGTTCAATTTCCCTCCCAAAAACAAAGTCCTTAACAAAGACACTTTCTCATGCATATTCACTGAAAGATAATATACCCGAGTTCAAACCATTTGAG CTGTTGGATGGCTTGTTCAAGGAATGTCATCAGCTTGGAGAATCACTGGTTTCTGAAGGGGTGATAACACATGAAGACATACAAGAAGCAAAGTCAGGTAAAGGGAGTAGAGTCATTAGAATTGGTTTGCCAGCATATTGCCTTCTCCAAGTACTCTTGCGTTCTGCAAAAGCCAATTCCCCTGGTATATTGATAA GTGAAGATACTGAACTAACTACCTCAAACAAACCGAAGGAACAATTTTTTGAATGGTTTCTTAATCCCCTTTTAATCATTAAAGAACAAATCAAAGCTGAAAATCTTAATCCGTCAGAAGAGAATTACTTTGGCAAATTAGTCCTCTTCAATGGTGATCCTGAgaggataaaaaaatcatttattggCGCAGCCCCTGAATCTGACCGCAAACGTGCTGAACTTGATGCATTGGCAAGGAG GCTTCAAGGGATCACCAAATTCATCACAAGGTTCCCTACCTACAAGAGGCGTTTTGATGTTATCTTAAACACATTATCTGATGAGCTTTCTGAGAAGCATGGAACTACCAAAATAATTAGATCAAAGAGTGCTTTTCCTCGGATTTTAAGTTTGAAATGCCAAACACCTAAATCTAATGATTCTGATCAAGAGTCTAAACATACAATAATAGATTTGGAAACTTCATCATAG
- the LOC100815728 gene encoding early nodulin-like protein 1 translates to MASSCSGSLLVLPFVISSTLLCFSVASNEFEVGGSKGWIVPPANDTNFFNDWASQNRFQAGDTIRFKYKKDSVMEVGEGDYTHCNATHPTLFSNNGNTVFKLNHSGTFYFISGASGHCEKGQKMIVRVMADESLSQHAKSSGHHVPVSPIGVSQMLYLQFVLTCVASYVV, encoded by the exons ATGGCTTCTTCTTGTTCCGGTTCACTACTAGTGCTTCCCTTTGTCATTTCCTCGACTCTTCTATGTTTCTCTGTGGCTTCCAATGAGTTCGAAGTTGGTGGCTCAAAAGGGTGGATTGTTCCACCTGCTAACGACACCAACTTCTTCAATGATTGGGCTTCCCAAAACAGGTTTCAGGCTGGTGACACCATTC GGTTTAAGTACAAGAAGGACTCTGTGATGGAGGTGGGAGAGGGAGATTACACACACTGCAACGCCACACACCCCACACTCTTCTCCAACAATGGCAACACTGTGTTCAAGCTTAACCACTCAGGGACCTTCTACTTCATCAGTGGTGCATCAGGGCACTGTGAGAAGGGTCAGAAGATGATTGTGAGGGTCATGGCTGATGAGTCTCTTTCTCAGCATGCCAAGTCTTCTGGTCACCATGTTCCAGTTTCGCCAATTGGGGTCTCTCAAATGCTCTACCTTCAGTTTGTTTTGACATGTGTTGCTTCTTATGTAGTTTGA